The Sesamum indicum cultivar Zhongzhi No. 13 linkage group LG6, S_indicum_v1.0, whole genome shotgun sequence genomic interval atagatgattATACTcctatagttttattaaatactaTACCTAAGTCTTATGGTGATGTTAAGGCATCAATAAAATATGGTCATGATAATGTGACTCTAGAAACTGTTATTAGTggtttaaaatgaaaagaaatggatttaaaaacaaatactcCTAGTAGTAGTGATAATGAAGTGAATTTTGTAAGAGGGAGACCTAAAACtaggaataataataataataattctaagTTCAGAAAATACAGTAAAAGTCGCAGCAAAAGTAGGGGAAGAAGTCCTTCTAGAAATAGATATAACaatcataataacaattataaaagagatgaagataaaaacaccaaaaagGATTTTAGATGTTATACCTGTGGAGGAAGATGTCACTTTATTAAGGATTGTAAGAAACCTAAaaagaatcaacaaaataatgaatatgCTAATGTTTCAGAAGAAACTGCTGATGAAGTTTATATGGTATCTGAtgtaaattttgttgaaaattctttaaataaatttgaatggcTTGTGGATTCTGGATGTACTTTTCATATGACACCTTACAAAgagattttgatgaattttaaaactgAAAAGCTAGGTTCTATGTCAATGGCAAaccaaaaattatgtgatgtgcTTGGTTATGATGATACATGtcttacttttaaaaatgGTTCAAAAATTACCCTTAAGAATGTTAGGTATGTCCCTGATCTTGCTCATAATCTAATTTCATGCTCTGCCCTAGAAGAAGACGGGTTAGAGGGGAAATGGGGTAAGGGGattatgaaaatttctaaGGGTTCTATGACTATTTTCAAAGCtgtgaaaaagagaaatttgtatttatgtaCTGTGAAGTATGACTCCTTTTCTGGAAATGTCTctacagaaaataaatctgaaatttggcataaaaGATTGGGTCATATCAGGTTTAGGGGACTTGAGTATTACACAAAAATGGTTTCTTGCATGAAAAACCTACTGTTTTAAATTTCTGCGATGACTGCATATTAGGAAAACAACACATAGTGCATTTTCCCACTTCCTCATACCCATCTCCAACTTCCTCAAAATGCATCCTAGAATATGTACATGCAGATGTATGGGGTCCTGCTAATGTGAGTACACATGGGGGTAAtaagtattttctttctattatagataattattctagaaaagtttttgtttttcttatgaaGCAAAAATCtgatgtttttgaaaaatttcaaaactggAAAAATCTGgttgaaaaccaaactggTCATAAGCTTAAAGCCTTAAAAACTGATAATGGTTTGGAGTTTTGCAACAAACAGTTTTCTGATTTATGTGACAAATATGGTATTAAAAGACACAAAACCACACCTTATACTCCTCAACAAAACGGGGTAGCTGAAAGAATGAATAGGACtctattaaataaagtaagatgttttttaattagttctgGTTTACCAAAAACTTCTTGGGGTGAAGCTTTATTAACTGCAgcatatttgataaatagatCACCCTCTGTGCCTTTACTTGGtaatatttctgaaaaagtTTGGTCAAAATCtgatgttgatttttcttctctgcGCATTTTTGGATGTACTGCTTTCTGTCATAATAATGGTGATAAACTCTATCCTAAATCCCaaaaatgtgtatttattgattaTCCATCTGGAGTAAAAGGATATAGATTATGGCTTAGGAATCAACCAGGTTTTAAAGTTGTAGTTAGCAGAGATGTGATATTTTATGAATCTGAAATGCCATGTTTAAATACTTTCTCAAAAGATACTaaagattataatattgaaaatacttttaataaGGTGGAACCTAGCAATGAGGATAACCAACAAGGGGAAGAAATAGtaaatagagaagaaaatcaagaagaaaacaataatgaagagcttgaaaatgaaaatccaaaCACTTACCAATTAGTAAGAGATAGAGAACCTAGGGAACGTAGGATCCCTTCTAGGTTTAAAGATTATCACTTAGCTCTAAATGCTGAAAATTTAGAACCAAGCTCTTATGAAGAAGCTATAGAAAGTTCAAATTCCAAAGAATGGATAACTGCtatgaatgaagaaataaaagtcttaaaaaataataatacttggGTTTTAGTTTCAAAACCTAAAAATGCTTCTATAATTGACTGTAAATGGgtcttcaaaataaaagaagaaaacaatgcTAAAAGATTTAAAGCAAGACTTGTAGCAAAAGGtttcacacaaaaagaaggcattgattttactgaaattttttctccTGTGGTTAAATTTACTACTGTTTGAATTATGCTTGCATTAGTTGCTCATTTTAAttgggaattaaaacaaatgcaTGTTAAGACTGCCTTCTTGCATGGAAACTTAGATGAACAGATTTATATGTCTCAGCCTCATGGTTTTGTTGATAAGAAAATCCAAATCTTGTGTGTTTACTCAAAAAATCCTTATATGGTTTAAAACAATCCCCTAGGCagtggaacaaaaaatttgatcagTTCATGCATTCTTTGGATTTTAAAAACAGTGCCTATGATCCGTGCTTATATTTCAAGTATGAAAACAATGTGCCcctgtttcttgttttatatgtggatgacatgTTAATAGCTAGTCCTAGTCTCAGTATGATTAAGTGCTTACAAAACAATCTACgtaagaattttgaaatgaaagatttaGGAGATGCTAAGAAAATACATGGTATAAATATAGAGAGAAACAGAACCAAGTcaactattttcttaaatcaaaCTTCTTACATTCAAAGCATTCTTGAAAAGTTTTCAATGGAAAAATCCAAATCATCTTCTGTACCCCTTGCAGCACATTTTCAATTAAGCAAAGAACAGTGTCctaaaatagaatttgaaaaagataaaatgaaaaatgtgcCTTACTCAAATGCAATAGGTTCTGTTATGTACTTAATGGTTAGTACTCGGCCAGATATTGCATATGCAGTTAGCTGTTTAAGTAGATATATTTCAAATCCAGGTACTCCCCACTGAGAAGCTGTAAAATGGCTCTTTAAATACTTGAATGGTACTAAAAACCTTGGAATAACCTTTTCTAAAAACTCTGATGGTGTTAAACTTAAAGGTTTTGTGGACTCTAACTATGCTAATGACAAAGATAGTAGAAAATCAACtacttcttatattttttactctcTGTAATGCATGCATAagttggaaatcccaactTCAAAGTGTAGTAGCTCTTTCCACTACTGAAGCTGAGTATATAGCAACTACTGAAGCAATAAAAGAAGCAATATTGCTCAAAGgtttaatttctgaaattggatttctggaaaataaacttttagtTTACTCTGATAGTCAGTCCAGTATCCAGTTATGTAAAAATCCAGTTTTTCACTATAGAACCAAACACATAGATGTTAGGTATCACTTTATTAGGGATGTTATAAATAATGGAATAATCAATCTTGAGAAAATAAAGTCAGAAGAAAATCCTGCAGATATGGGAACAAAATGCTTAgcaattgaaaaatttaaaaattgtcttGATATGCTACACTTATGAACTGTTATTCCTTAACTCTTCTTTTATGCATGAAATGGAAGCTAAGGCAATTATGATAGCCTGATGACCCAACATCTTGGTTTAGACCAAGGtggaaaatgtaaaattatatggtCCAAACCAAATGTCTGGGCCTTACTCAAATGGACGGCCAAATCATTAAAGGCCCAGAGGCCCACTATCCACCAACCCGACCCACCAAAGGTTCGATCCGGTTgccttatatttatttcagtCTCTTCAACTGAAAAGCCTGATCCCCATTTCTTCTCTATCCCGTCTGCTCTCCTTCTCCCTTTACTCAGATGATTCCTTGGGTTCTTCCCCAACCCCTTGTCTTCTGAGCTTCTTCCCTTACCCAGAAATGGCCGTTAGTAACCTTCCCCATGACAACCTCTTTAAATGGCTGGTCTTGTTCGGTTCATTGCTAACGAAATAATCTGCTCTCTCTTCTCTCCTTCTCTGAAACTCTAAAATGCCTAAGTGGCAAAAACCTCAGAGCCTTTGTGGCTCTTCCTTTGTGGAAATTGAAATAGCCTTTGTGGCATATCCTTGGTGGATTTTCTGGAAACCTCTGTGGATTTTCTGATTTGTGCAACCTTGAATGAGGTTGTGACCTTTGGCCTTTGTAGGCCTTGGGTCTTCTGAGCCGTATTTTGCTTACTTCTGTTTATGTCCCCTTTCTCTGTAATATTGCATTTCCCTGGTTTATTTCTTGTAAGCATATTTATGCTTTATAggcttattgtaatttgtattagaaaggtttgtaactatttttaaGTTTCTGTAATCTTATAAACTGTAATCTTGCCGGAGACCGATCCACTTACAACAAAACAGATTTTAAGACGGATAATATTCCGTAAAAAATACAGTGACATATTCAGCGTTGGAATTGGCCATTGGGCTTTCAGCAATAGATATTCTGATGGAATTAATCGTCGCTAATAGTATTAGCGACGAAAATAAAGGCTTTAGAGATGGAAAAATCCATCTCTGAAAGTCTGTTCTTGTagtgttttatatatagttatatatatatgtgtgtgtgtgtgtatagtttttttttttaaagatgattcaattatatatatttttaattatatttgtatgaaaaaacaattatgattttatataaataatatttatattttaataaataattaaatgcactctaGTAATgggttaataatatttttgttagacgTTCTACTTGgagtgataaatttaaataaattatataaataataaaataattgatttatttatttttattgatttttttacacaagtaatacattttaaacaattaactATAtcatatactatattataaaataaaaactgaaatgctcattctaataattacagattcttaattagttcaaattatTAACATGCCAATTGCTTATGTATACTTTTAATGCCTCAGCATGAGAGAGGGCAAAATGATGACAAAAATGGTTTTAGGGCCTACATTTAGTGTAGtcttttttatcaaaaataaatactatttcaaAACACCTTAAAAACACCCAAATCAAATTAGATCAAACATTCATCATATTTTAGCCGATCtttgagatgggccaaaatcaaaaccaaacactatgaatgttttttcgacaaaaaatttggttgaaaaataattataaatgacaaaatgcaaaatttagtaaaattgagatgataagttggcatgaaaaaatttagatgccaaaatataaaaataatcataatttaaaagacaaaatataattaactcttaatttcattgtttaatttttttaaaattttaaaaattgagagtaaaatagtaatttccCACCTCAATTTAAGTTGACAACTAGAGTACTTTTCACAAGGGGTGTGAAGGataatttttgaagtttgatatGGAGGAAAGTGAAATTTCGAGTATTTGGATGGAGTTCAATGTAATTAACCTAATTTTTATTGCTTGATACGAGAATAGTAGAAGTAACAAAGAGTGTCAGTCTAGTTAGAGGGTGTTTAactaagtttttatttgagtCATTTTATTAGtcttttataacattttttaaaaaggttgaatcttattttaaaattaagtttgtaatgtatttggataaataaaatattagagtatttaaaataataatttttttatattataataatagcgaaaaaaatatcaaattattagaatctaaaatcatataaatatatattctgttGAAAGCGAGAAAAAACGTCAATTATATATGAAGGGTATGAGATTAAAGagtttaaaagattttattaaaaagacgGGTTGAGCTTATAATAGAACTTGTAATCTCTCAGGCAtcttgcaaaatatttttaaaaaattataaattcaatcaaacaGCCTCgtattttcaaattaagaaGTTTTCTTATACCAAATAACTTTGATGCCATCCATTTAGCTATATGTTCaactaaattatgaattattaaatcatatataatcacaatattttttatgtacgGTAATCTTACGAAGGTCACGCCTAGATTTCCCTGCAATGCATTTTCGATCTTCAGCTAAACTCTGGTCCATTTTGTTCATTAGGAAATTTATAGTCTAATTTCGTTAAAACCAAAACCCTAATATATATGGACCCACCGCGATTGTCAGATCATTTTGGTGTCTGTGGTTTATGTGGAATCGAGCAATTagaaaaaacttataaacaaTCGCCTTCCATGCTAACTTTTTAACTTGATATAATTGTTACAAGTTACGATCTTTATACACTTTTCTCGTGTGACTTATTTGATTTAAGTATCAAATAGCTATTACCGATTTCTTACCGGTGTGGTTCTAACGATAATGATATGTTTTGTAAATCTCCTAACCAAAGGATTTAAAGCTTATATTGCTCATTGAGAATAACAATTCCCTACATTCTCTCAAAATACCTTAACCCGACAAATtcataacaacaataatagtattttaatttcttttataattatatttctatctGATAACTAACAATTCtcatttaaattgattgtagTTTTAAAtcacattctttttttttttaaagggtaTCCGATCGAGTTCTTCtatctaaattcaaatttgatttttaaaaattttcaagtatcgagtatttgattttaaattttttgatactcgaaattttttttaagaaagttcaaaatttaacccACACCCAAACGGATCAAGCTTGGGGCTCAAAATACCCAACCCAAACACCCGATGCTAATTTCAGAGGCTTTTCAAAATGATTAATGCTgttcttaataaaatataacattacaACGTACATGAACGGGACCAACATAGGCCAAGTTAGCAAGAAATTAGtcacaattaaaatttcttaaaaattgattatctATCtgtactaattaaaaaaaaatctactaACAAATAATGGTTATTTACACCGggacattaattttttaaattatcgaAAATATCTCTTATGTATTTTGCAACTATCCCCACTTAAATTCTTACTCccatctatatatctatacgaattttaaaaaagaaatatcttTTTTCACTCACAAACGGTTTGTGATACCGCAACACCAAATTTTGTGTGTGTAGATAATAtccctaaattaatttttatttattatttattttctgaaatatgatatgttgtttatatattttgctctgatatataatatattttaaagtttaaaaaatttatttattatatacacataggGACAGCGTACCATAATGATTAGTAAACCAAAAAACGTACGCTAATATGAATGTTTCACCATCTGTCTTAAGACGAATGCAGTGTGAACAAGCACCAGTGGTCTAGTGGTAGAATAGTACCCTGCCACGGTACAGACCCGGGTTCGATTCCCGGCTGGTGCatattcttttctcctttaaTGTTTTGCTGCTGCTTCTCACCTTCCGAAGATGAAGATTAAGTGAACAACTGTagttaacaaaaaatgaagtgCAGAACTGCAAACATTTTGGAAATATTGTTATTCCAGAGTTCAATAAATGTATCACAATACATCTCCaagaataattattcaatttccCAGGTGAACCAGTTATAGTTGCAGATACAGCAAATTTTCATCAGAAGCTATGGGGCTGTGGCTATACAGAGCCCACCGTACTGCGTGTTTTAAAGTCCTCATGAGCCTGTGAGATCAAATCTTCATCGTCCCAATGGTCACGGTACATCTCAGGCATGCTCCTCTTCATCCGTCCAGCCGcaaaatacattttctttcTCCATTCTTCTGTCAAAGGAGAGCCACTCTTGGCCGCCAGCCAATCGTCATACTCAAACTGCAGATACCGAAAAAACAACattgttttatatgtaatgGGATTTCATACAACTCAGAAATAATCTTCTGCAAGGCTGTGTAGGACTACAGATCATATTAGAATATAGGCTGATTGATGTATTCACAGTGTCAAGCATCGATCCATGCCATACTGGAAGAAGAGAGTTCATTGCAAAATCAGGACAAAGAATACATTATTAGGGAATACCTCCATGAATACTGACAAAGAATCCCAAGCTGCATTTAGATTAATGGATTTGAACTTTGAAGTTagggatttcaaattcataataacaAACACTTCGGGTTTACTTAGAATGATTCTTTTATAAaggatttcaaaattttcaagtctcattttgaactatattatGTACAATGTTGGTGatgttaattcttttaatgTGTAATCATTTCAAATCCTTTCTCCAAATCGCGGAATGCTCCCATCCAAATGTAGCTTCAAGgaacaattttagaaaagggAGCTGATAAGAAGTTGACGAGGCAAGATAGGTGTTGCCaaaataacttattatttcatcttttataACTTCAAAACAGAAAGGAagctttcttcttttcctttttttggaCTAATAGAGGGTCGGTGAGCATTTACCTGATCTGCATCCAATCTATGAGTATATCCCTTAGGAATTCCAGATGCTTCGAGTGATGAGGAAAAGGCTTCAGTATCCCTCATCATTTCCTCTTTTGATGGGAGAGGAATCCGACCAGATAAAACTCCAGCAATCCATTTGCTCTGGAATTCAAACAAGAGAAACGGAACAACCTACAACAGATTAAGCAAAAGGTTGTTGTGATTGTCAATTGTACAAATTGTCATAATACGTAATAAGAAGGAACAGTGCATTATGTGAAAAATCATCAAACCTTCCGTGGCAAGCCAATAAAAGAAAGCCAAGGGGCCAATGCTGGCGGGAAAATGTGCTTATAAAGAGGACCAACTCGATTGTCGTCCACACTCACAATGCCATTTGtttcaagaaaaggaaagtgATACTTGTAGCtgcaaaaggaagaaaaaactGTTCCAACAGGTCTTTCtccatttaaatttagtttgtCACTACTCAACTATAGGGAAGAGCTTCTACTCATTACCCACCCCGTGCAGTGAAGAATAACGTCGGCACGGACTTGAGTTCCATCTTGAAATGCCACTTTACCATCTTTGTGAACACTGTTGATCTGCAGATATTGTCATGCGAGCATTATTATCTAGTTAATTGTGTGTATAGAGTGTTAAATGTTCAACAGTTCCTTGTGACTTGATCAACTTCACCATGGAATGGAGCCAGATATTGTCATGGCCAGACAATTTCCCCAGCCGTCCAATTTCGATTGATCTAGATGTAATATGGACTTCTGTGGCAACTTTAGAAATGTCTCTGGAGATATCATCAGCACTTGTAGCACCACCGATTATCACCACAATCTGCAAATTAACCCAAGCTGAAAACCACACTGGAGCAGCACATATTTGATGATTGTACGATAAAACTGAAATTATTAACATATCACCGCGACTGAATGTTCTCctcaaatttcagaaatgaGCTTCCGCTACACTACACCCTTCACTTCACTTTAACTCTTATGTCATTTTGGCGTGTACCACAAATTTCATCGTCTAGATGTTTTAATGTCAGTAAAgcataattttgatttcatcaCTTTTTCTTGCAACTGAACATGATGCACAGTTTGTAGTCTACGCATATTgtggaaaataaattgcattactATGAGATGTACAGATTGTGGCATACCAAAAAGCGAAAACAGAAAACGAAAACGGAGATTTGTAGACTTTTGAGGATTGTCCATTAGCAGTTTATGCTCAAGCAATTCAGGAAATTCTTGAATGGAAAAAGTGATACAAAACATTTTAATCCACACTGCAGTTACCCTGTAAAATGGATTTGGATATGCAAGCTTTAAGGAAGGAAAATAATGCACCTGACACATACTTGATCACGAAATGGATCAGGAACGCGATAGTTATGGCTATGAATCTGCTTTCCCGGCCACACTTCAATGCCTAAATGTGATAAGAACACTTTATAAGATCCACAATCAAAGGTTGCATTGAGATACTAGAATTTTCCAGTTATGAAACAAGGAAGCATTTCAGAAACAAGATGATGACTTAAGAgtaatataattcttttaccACCAAATACATATCTTTGAACCCTCATTCCTCACTACCATAAAGAACCAATTTTTATAAACAGAACATGTAAATTACAAGTAGTTGATTACAATCCGCATTGAACATAATAAGAGTGAACATTTTTAGCTTAAGACGCCATAATCCACTCGAGGAGACACTGAAATTCCACTAAATTTACAAATCTGACCAATTGAGAATCAGTATCATCTCACAAAAATTAGCAACATAAGCTGTTGTAAACTGAtagttttctaatttttcagcTAAATGAACAGACATGCTCACACGCCTTCTAAACAATCAACTTGAACACTATTGCAACAAGGGcctaatacaaaaaataattggacAAAAAGCAGCTGATTGCAGAAAACACTCAGTTCTAATCTTTATCATCCAttctgataaaataaaaacaagaaagaacaaagaaaagacACTTACCGGGTATTTCTGCAATACGGGGCTCCGTATAATGCCCGTTGCACACCACCACAGCATCATACACCTCATCATCTTTATTCCCCTCACTCCCACTTCTCTTCCTTGATCTCACCATCCATTTCCGATCCTCCATCAACCCCACATGCCAAACCTCACTCCCAAACCTCACCAACTCACGAAGCCGAAATTCTTCAGCAAAATCTCTCAAATACTCCAACACCTCCCCATGACCAGGAAACCTCCTCCCATCCCTCCCGGGTTTCCGGCTCGCCACAAACGGGTAGACCCGGAAGCCCATCACTTCCCTGGGCAGGTTGGTGCGCAGCGACGCATAGAGGCTGGAATGGACTATGTTCCGACTGGGATCGACTCCTATCGGGTCAGTCTCTATTTCGGGTGTGTATGCCCACGTGCCCCCTATCTGGTTTTCCCTCTCGTAGACAACCACTTTGTGTCCTTCTCGCCGAAGTTCCAGGGCGGCACAGAGGCCGGCAGCACCAGCGCCTACGACGGCGATGGTCCTGGAGACAGGTGAAGGCATCGCAGGGAGGCGGAAGTGggtgttaggaaatggatcgggttaagatggataacaggtggaatatgaaggcagtaaaagacacacgaatttgttaacccagtttggatataaatcctacgtctgggggcgataccaagccaggagaaaacactcaaagaggagaaaaattgaggagtacaacacacacacacttgtatgcaagtcttcaccacacgtgaaagacaacactcaccctcgtctcaactctttcttttctctctactctattctactttgctctataaaacaatgctaataagagtagtatatatagccatgacttatcctttttccaactcaacttgggatttctaagttgaatgaggttatccttctccaactcaactttgaatcgggttatccttctccaactcaacttgggaattctaagttgaatcaggttatccttttcttcttcaaatcaatcttcacaacttaacaatctcccacttgaagattgattagcttttctccacttctttcttggtaCCGCCGGGTTTGTCCACTCTAGTCATCAAGGCCAGTCGAAGCCGTACACAGCTTCAACTTCGCCATCGCAACCGCCTTGGTCAGCATGTCCGcaggattcttttctccttggatCTTCTCCAGCTGCAGTGCCTTCTTCTCCAGAAGTTGTCGGATGAAATGGTACTTGATCTCGATGTGCTTTGTCCGCGAATGGAACGCGGGATTCTTTGCCAGATGGATCGCACTCTGGCTATCGCTATGAAGAACTTCTTCTCCTTGTCGGATGAAATGGTACTTGATCTCGATGTGCTTTGTCCGCGAATGGAACGCGGGATTCTTTGCCAGACCAGATGCACTCTGGCTATCGCTATGAAGAATCACATCTGCCTGAGGTTTCCCTAATTCACCCAACAAGTGTTGCAGCCAAATGAGCTCCTTAGCTGCCTCAGTAACTGCCACGTACTCAGCTTCCGTCGTGGACAGTGTGACAACCTTCTGCAACTTGGAGACCCAGGATACGGCTGTACCGCCATATGTGAACACGTACCCTGTAGTGCTCCTCCTTTTGTCATAGTCACTCCCTGCAAAATCAGCgtcaacaaacccaaacaaGGTAAGCTTGCCCTTACCAAACACCAATGCTCGGTCCTTAGTACCCCtcaggtacctaagaatccaTTTCACAGCTTCCCAGTGCATCACTCCTGGATTGCCCATAAAACGGCTAACTACTCCCACTGCATGTGCTATATCCGGTCGAGTACAGATCATAGCATACATCAGGCTCCCAATTGCTGAGGCATACGGTGTGACTCTCATCTTTGCACGTTCGGAGTCAGTCTGGGGCGAATCACTGTTGGATAGTTTGAACTGATTTCCCAATGGCGTTCCAAccggttttgcattttccatcttgaatctgcataataccttctcaatataatcagattgagataaccataatttaccaatacctttgtcccttgtgattttcatgcCCAATATCTGTCTTGCTTCgccaagatctttcatgtcaaacttcctcgataactgatccttgagcctattgatctccttgacatttgatcctgctatcaacatgtcatcaacatacaggagtagaatgataaaaaactcATCGAACCTCTTCACGTAGCAGCAATGATCAGCATTGCATCTAGAGAAACCTATCTCTAGCATGAAGTTGTCAAACTTCCTGTACCACTGCCGCGGAGCCTGTTTCAATCCATACAGGCTTTTCTTCAGGCGACACACCTGCTGATCATCTCCATTATACCCCTCTGGTTGTACCATGTAtatctcc includes:
- the LOC105164290 gene encoding flavin-containing monooxygenase FMO GS-OX-like 4 is translated as MSYFLFLPIPRIDKMAIPTPNPNTPPHFRLPAMPSPVSRTIAVVGAGAAGLCAALELRREGHKVVVYERENQIGGTWAYTPEIETDPIGVDPSRNIVHSSLYASLRTNLPREVMGFRVYPFVASRKPGRDGRRFPGHGEVLEYLRDFAEEFRLRELVRFGSEVWHVGLMEDRKWMVRSRKRSGSEGNKDDEVYDAVVVCNGHYTEPRIAEIPGIEVWPGKQIHSHNYRVPDPFRDQIVVIIGGATSADDISRDISKVATEVHITSRSIEIGRLGKLSGHDNIWLHSMINSVHKDGKVAFQDGTQVRADVILHCTGYKYHFPFLETNGIVSVDDNRVGPLYKHIFPPALAPWLSFIGLPRKVVPFLLFEFQSKWIAGVLSGRIPLPSKEEMMRDTEAFSSSLEASGIPKGYTHRLDADQFEYDDWLAAKSGSPLTEEWRKKMYFAAGRMKRSMPEMYRDHWDDEDLISQAHEDFKTRSTVGSV